In Phycisphaerae bacterium RAS2, the DNA window TCGCCGGGCGCAGCGCCGCCAGCGAGAGCGGGGGATGCTCTGGCGCGAGCTGGCGACCGGCCACGCCATCGACCGCGGAGAAGGCCGACGTGACGGCCAGTTCGGCAGACTGGCCCGGCTTGAGCTCCATGAGCCGGACGCGAACTTGTCGATCGACGATGACTTCGGGCGGGGCTTCGGGTCGGTGCGTGCTGGTCCAACGCTGGGTGTCAAAGAGACCTTCGCAGCCGACAAAGAACAGCGCGGCGGCCGCGAGGGTCGCGCCAAGGATGACAGCCGGATGACATTTTCGAAGCGCCGAAGCGATCATCATGAGCACCCGGATGGCCTGGTGTTGTGCGGACATCGGCGGACGGCTCCGGGCAGCGCGACGGAACGTCTCGCGCGGAACGGCTCACACGAAGGACGGCGCGCGGCCGGGTCGGAGTCCGGTCGCGGATCAGGCCTGCCGCAGGGAGAGACCCATCTGCACGAGGCACGCCTTGATTTCCGTCAGCGAGGTTTGGCCGAAGTTCCGCGATTCAAGCAACTCCTGCTCGCTGCGAATGATCAGTTCGCCGATGGTTGAGATGCCCAGCCGCTGGAGGCACTTGCGCGACCGCACGGACAGCTCGATCGACATGACGGGCCGGCTCAAGACATCGGGGCTGACGTTGGGCGCGAGGGCGGCGAAGTCGGGCGCGGGCCGGGCGGCGCCGCCCATCGGCGAATTCTGACCGAGGCTCAAGCCCTTCTGGGCGAGCATGGCCTTGATCTCGCGCAGGCTGGTCTCGCCGAAGTTCTTGTAGGCCAGCAGTTCTGCCTCGGTGATGCGCAACAGGTCGCCGAGCGTGTTGATGTTCATCTTTTTGAGGCAGTTGCGGCTGCGCACGGAAAGCTCGAAGTCGGTGATCGGCGTGTCCAGCACGGCGCTGCGCTTCTCCATCGCGCGGACCTGGTTCTCGTTGATGTACATCGTGTCGGCGGCCATCACATCGCGCAGGTAGAGTCGGGCGCGGGCATGGTTGGGGTTCACGGCCAGCACGCGGCGGAGGCACTCCTCGGCGAGGTCGTACTCATTGTTGTCTTCGTGGATGACCGCAAGGTTGATCAGCGCGTGCATGTGGACGAGGGGCAAGCCGGTGCAGTGGATGTAGTGATCCATCGCCTCTTCGTCGTCCCCGAACAGGTCGCAGAGGTACGCGAGGTAGAAGCGGGCGTGGGCATTGGCCGGGTCAATCTCGACGGCCTTCTTGTAGGAAGCCGCGGCCTGCTGAAGGTCGCCCTGTTCCTGGTGAATGCGGCCGCGCGCGTAATTCCATGAGGCCGAGCCGGCTTCATGCGACGCGTGCTGCTTGAGGGCGAGCAGGGCCTCGTCGAGTTTTCCGAGCAGGGCGAGGC includes these proteins:
- the rpoA_2 gene encoding DNA-directed RNA polymerase subunit alpha, producing the protein MDTTVDLAVQFEQPITTHDAFNRLACAAFSTNETLHRFIELLNDLEDKTERGEGDASASSLKLGLAYLYMGDAPKALTWLGQATDGAVRRMAAGQAHLESRHFTEALAEFDKAATLGANRLEIDTLRAECLALLGKLDEALLALKQHASHEAGSASWNYARGRIHQEQGDLQQAAASYKKAVEIDPANAHARFYLAYLCDLFGDDEEAMDHYIHCTGLPLVHMHALINLAVIHEDNNEYDLAEECLRRVLAVNPNHARARLYLRDVMAADTMYINENQVRAMEKRSAVLDTPITDFELSVRSRNCLKKMNINTLGDLLRITEAELLAYKNFGETSLREIKAMLAQKGLSLGQNSPMGGAARPAPDFAALAPNVSPDVLSRPVMSIELSVRSRKCLQRLGISTIGELIIRSEQELLESRNFGQTSLTEIKACLVQMGLSLRQA